One stretch of Actinacidiphila sp. DG2A-62 DNA includes these proteins:
- a CDS encoding aldo/keto reductase — translation MRDPLPIVPLGSNGPLVGAQGLGCMGMTEMYGPSDRTESLATLELALDCGVTLFDTSDAYGIGANEELLRPFLRRHRRSALISTKFGLVRRPGDPFHQGIDNSPGNLRRSVEASLRRLGVDCIDLYFVHRLDPLTPVEETVAAMARMVNEGKVCHLGLSEVTGAQLRAAHEVHPIAAVQSEWSLFSRDVEADVVPVAVDLGVALMPSAPLGRGFLAGAFTDAGTLHDDDFRRQTERFTGANARRNAELLAPLREIAAARGATPAQIALAWLHDRTRVHGAAVVPVPGTRSGVRLLENIAAVRMHLTPAELARLDGIGPQVAGRREVGLAFERAGRAGYH, via the coding sequence GTGCGCGACCCGCTGCCGATCGTGCCGCTCGGCTCCAACGGCCCGCTGGTCGGGGCGCAGGGGCTGGGCTGCATGGGGATGACCGAGATGTACGGGCCGAGCGACCGCACCGAGTCGCTCGCCACCCTCGAACTGGCCCTGGACTGCGGGGTCACCCTCTTCGACACCTCCGACGCGTACGGCATCGGCGCCAACGAGGAGCTGCTCCGGCCGTTCCTGCGCCGGCACCGCCGCTCCGCGCTGATCTCCACCAAGTTCGGCCTGGTCCGCAGGCCCGGCGATCCGTTCCACCAGGGGATCGACAACTCCCCGGGCAATCTGCGGCGTTCGGTCGAGGCGAGCCTGCGCCGGCTCGGCGTCGACTGCATCGACCTGTACTTCGTGCACCGGCTCGACCCGCTGACGCCGGTGGAGGAGACGGTCGCCGCGATGGCGCGGATGGTCAACGAGGGCAAGGTCTGCCACCTGGGCCTGTCGGAGGTGACCGGCGCGCAGTTACGGGCCGCGCACGAGGTGCACCCGATCGCCGCCGTGCAGTCGGAGTGGTCGCTGTTCTCGCGCGATGTGGAGGCCGACGTGGTGCCGGTCGCCGTCGACCTCGGCGTGGCGCTGATGCCGTCCGCGCCGCTCGGACGCGGCTTCCTGGCGGGCGCGTTCACCGACGCGGGCACGCTGCACGACGACGACTTCCGCCGCCAGACCGAGCGCTTCACCGGCGCCAACGCCCGGCGCAACGCCGAACTCCTCGCGCCGTTACGGGAGATCGCGGCCGCCCGCGGCGCCACCCCGGCGCAGATCGCGCTCGCCTGGCTGCACGACCGGACGCGGGTGCACGGCGCCGCGGTGGTTCCGGTGCCCGGCACCCGCAGCGGGGTCCGGCTGCTGGAGAACATCGCCGCCGTCCGTATGCACCTGACGCCGGCCGAGCTGGCCCGGCTCGACGGCATCGGCCCGCAGGTGGCCGGCCGCCGCGAGGTCGGCCTGGCCTTCGAACGCGCGGGCCGGGCGGGATACCACTAG
- a CDS encoding FAD-dependent oxidoreductase: MIGAGLGGLMLARVLHVHGIPATVYEAEASSTARSQGGMLDIHEHNGQAALAAAGLTEGFRALVLEGREATRALAPDGSVLLDQPDDGGHGRPEVQRGALRQLLLDSLPDGTVRWGHKVRGVRPLGEGDAAGSGGSGEAGRSREAGGSGEGRYEVVFADGATVVTELLVGADGAWSRVRPLLSDATPRYTGVSYVETYLYDADTRHPAAAKAVGGGAMFALVPGKGILAHRESGGALHTYVALARPQGWFDAVDFTDAAAAAAYVAGEFEGWAPELTALITDGETAPVLRPLNTLPADHHWDRVPGVTLIGDAAHLMIPSGEGANLAMYDGAQLALSLAAHPGDPEAALAAYERDLFPRSAAEAADASELNTLMLGPDSPHGLIAMFVGAAQADPAEH; encoded by the coding sequence ATCATCGGCGCCGGCCTCGGGGGCCTCATGCTCGCCCGCGTCCTGCACGTCCACGGCATCCCGGCCACGGTCTACGAGGCCGAGGCGTCATCGACCGCGCGCTCGCAGGGCGGAATGCTCGACATCCACGAGCACAACGGCCAGGCCGCCCTCGCCGCGGCCGGCCTGACCGAGGGCTTCCGCGCCCTGGTCCTGGAGGGCCGCGAGGCGACCCGGGCGCTGGCCCCGGACGGCAGCGTGCTGCTCGACCAGCCGGACGACGGCGGGCACGGCCGCCCCGAGGTGCAGCGCGGCGCACTGCGGCAGCTCCTGCTCGACTCGCTGCCGGACGGCACGGTCCGATGGGGGCACAAGGTCCGCGGCGTCCGGCCGCTGGGCGAGGGCGACGCGGCCGGGTCCGGCGGGTCCGGCGAGGCTGGCAGGTCCCGTGAGGCTGGCGGGTCCGGTGAGGGCCGCTACGAAGTGGTCTTCGCCGACGGCGCGACCGTCGTCACCGAGCTGCTGGTCGGCGCGGACGGCGCCTGGTCGCGGGTCCGCCCGCTGCTGTCGGACGCCACACCCCGCTACACCGGCGTGTCCTACGTGGAGACGTACCTCTACGACGCCGACACCCGGCACCCGGCCGCCGCGAAGGCCGTCGGCGGCGGCGCGATGTTCGCACTCGTGCCGGGCAAGGGCATCCTGGCCCACCGGGAGAGCGGCGGCGCCCTGCACACCTACGTGGCGCTGGCCAGGCCGCAGGGGTGGTTCGACGCCGTCGACTTCACCGACGCGGCCGCCGCGGCGGCGTACGTGGCCGGGGAGTTCGAGGGCTGGGCGCCCGAACTCACCGCGCTGATCACCGACGGTGAGACCGCGCCCGTACTGCGTCCGCTCAACACGCTCCCGGCGGACCACCATTGGGACCGCGTCCCGGGCGTCACGCTGATCGGCGACGCCGCGCACCTGATGATCCCCTCGGGGGAGGGCGCCAACCTGGCGATGTACGACGGCGCCCAGCTCGCGCTGTCCCTGGCCGCGCACCCCGGCGACCCCGAGGCGGCGCTGGCCGCCTACGAGCGGGACCTGTTCCCCCGCAGCGCCGCCGAGGCCGCCGACGCGAGCGAGCTGAACACCCTGATGCTGGGCCCCGACTCCCCCCACGGCCTGATCGCCATGTTTGTCGGCGCCGCGCAGGCGGACCCGGCCGAGCACTGA